One Acidobacteriota bacterium DNA segment encodes these proteins:
- a CDS encoding 3-hydroxyacyl-CoA dehydrogenase, producing MIDAIAVIGAGTMGHGIAHAAMAGGFETRLYDVSAPMLDRARAAIEAIVAKGVELGKVSRAEADATLGRLRTTNDLGEALAGAAMVIEAAPERLDLKIELLHQIERLAPAGAVIATNTSALSITEMAGSLGNPARAAGMHFFNPVHKMKLVEIVRALETSDAALQAVEDVARRMGKETVVIRESPGFVTSRVNALIGNEAFYMLQEGIASARDIDKALKLGLNHPLGPFELVDLVGLDTRLSVLEFLHRSLGEKYRPCPLLVQYVKAGRLGRKVGRGVYEY from the coding sequence ATGATCGACGCGATCGCGGTGATTGGTGCGGGGACGATGGGGCACGGCATCGCGCATGCGGCGATGGCCGGGGGGTTCGAGACGCGGCTGTACGACGTGTCCGCCCCGATGCTCGACAGGGCGCGCGCGGCCATCGAGGCCATCGTCGCGAAAGGCGTGGAGCTGGGCAAAGTCTCGCGGGCCGAAGCCGATGCGACGCTTGGCCGGCTGCGCACCACGAACGATCTTGGCGAGGCGCTCGCCGGCGCGGCGATGGTCATCGAGGCGGCGCCGGAGCGGCTCGATCTGAAGATCGAGCTGCTTCATCAGATCGAGCGGCTCGCGCCAGCCGGGGCGGTCATCGCGACCAATACCTCGGCGCTGAGCATCACGGAAATGGCCGGGTCACTCGGCAACCCGGCGCGCGCCGCCGGGATGCATTTCTTCAACCCGGTTCACAAGATGAAGCTCGTTGAAATCGTCCGGGCGCTCGAGACGTCTGACGCGGCGCTGCAGGCCGTCGAGGACGTCGCCAGGCGCATGGGCAAGGAGACCGTGGTCATCCGCGAATCTCCCGGGTTCGTCACGAGCCGCGTGAATGCCCTGATTGGCAACGAGGCGTTCTACATGCTGCAGGAAGGCATCGCGTCGGCGCGCGACATCGACAAGGCGCTGAAGCTCGGGCTGAACCACCCCCTGGGCCCGTTCGAACTGGTCGATCTGGTCGGCCTCGACACGCGCTTGAGCGTCCTCGAGTTCCTGCACCGGAGCCTCGGCGAGAAGTACCGGCCCTGTCCGTTGCTCGTGCAATACGTGAAGGCAGGCCGTCTGGGAAGGAAGGTCGGCCGAGGGGTGTACGAGTACTAG
- a CDS encoding aminotransferase class V-fold PLP-dependent enzyme, producing MSAECSDPLARWRPEFPILETCTYLVSHSLGAMPRAAEQELLTFATEWRRRGVRAWHEGWWEIGRTTGDLLAPLLGVAPGTISMHQNVTVAQSIIASCHSYDGRRRKIVMSELEFPSNMYLFEGFRRYGARIEYVAAPDGIRVPLEATLDAIDDSTVLAIASLVLFKSAGIQDAAAIVEKAHRVGARVVLDVYQAAGAMPLSIGAAGADFAVGGSVKWLCGGPGAGYLYVRPDLAPQLEPAITGWAAHARPFAFATGATQYAADAAERFQSGTPNVPALYAARAGCRIVNEVGVAAIREKSLRLTRGIIEHAQARGWRINTPIDDDGRGGTVVLDVPNGEAVARELIRREVIVDHRPGAGIRIAPHFYNTGDEVRHAMEVLDEVVELQGGG from the coding sequence ATGAGCGCCGAATGTTCCGACCCCTTGGCCCGCTGGCGCCCCGAATTTCCCATCCTCGAGACGTGTACGTACCTGGTCAGCCATTCGCTCGGGGCGATGCCGCGCGCGGCAGAGCAGGAGCTGTTGACATTCGCAACGGAATGGCGGCGCCGCGGGGTGCGCGCGTGGCACGAGGGCTGGTGGGAAATCGGACGCACGACCGGTGACCTGCTCGCGCCGCTGCTGGGGGTGGCACCCGGCACGATTTCGATGCACCAGAACGTGACGGTCGCGCAGAGCATCATCGCGTCGTGTCACAGCTACGACGGGCGACGCCGGAAGATCGTGATGAGCGAGCTGGAATTCCCCTCGAACATGTACCTGTTCGAGGGATTCCGGCGATACGGCGCGCGGATCGAGTACGTCGCGGCGCCGGATGGCATCCGCGTGCCGCTCGAGGCCACGCTCGACGCGATTGACGATTCGACCGTGCTCGCCATCGCGTCCCTGGTCCTGTTCAAGAGCGCCGGCATCCAGGACGCCGCCGCGATCGTCGAGAAGGCGCACCGCGTGGGCGCGCGTGTCGTGCTCGACGTCTATCAGGCGGCCGGAGCCATGCCGCTTTCGATCGGCGCGGCCGGCGCGGACTTCGCGGTGGGCGGCTCGGTGAAGTGGCTCTGCGGCGGGCCTGGCGCCGGATATCTCTACGTCCGGCCGGACCTGGCGCCACAGCTGGAACCCGCGATCACCGGCTGGGCGGCGCACGCGCGCCCGTTCGCGTTTGCCACCGGCGCCACGCAGTACGCGGCAGACGCGGCCGAGCGCTTTCAATCCGGCACGCCCAACGTGCCCGCGCTCTACGCGGCGCGCGCAGGCTGCAGGATCGTGAACGAGGTCGGCGTGGCGGCCATCCGCGAGAAATCGCTGCGCCTCACGCGTGGCATCATCGAGCACGCACAGGCGCGCGGCTGGCGCATCAACACGCCCATCGATGACGACGGGCGTGGCGGCACGGTGGTGCTCGACGTTCCCAATGGAGAGGCCGTCGCCCGGGAGTTGATCCGTCGCGAGGTCATCGTGGACCACCGGCCGGGTGCCGGCATTCGGATCGCGCCGCATTTCTACAACACCGGCGACGAGGTCCGGCACGCGATGGAGGTGCTGGACGAGGTGGTCGAGCTGCAGGGGGGCGGATGA
- a CDS encoding efflux RND transporter periplasmic adaptor subunit, producing MPRCTFPFLLLLLGAAGCSDAPQAGGPGAPGGGMPPAEVKTMTLAPKPVPRASEFVATIQSRASTTIQPQVEGLVTRIFVKSGDRVRVGQPLVQIDPDRQQASVGSLEASRAAREADVAYAKQQLDRMQKLFDAGAVSRQELEQAQTAHQTAQAQLNAIRQQIRQGRVELQYYRVTAPAAGVVGDIPVRTGDRVTPSTEITTIDQAQGLEVYISVPLEQAGELRVGLPVELLDSDGKVLSAHSITFVAPRADDATQSVLVKAQLRERPQGFRVMQYVRARIVWSNAPQLTVPVVAVNRMAGQYFVFVAESGQQGTVARQKPVTVGEIVGDDYVVRGGLKPGERVIVSNLQKIGDGAPVKPS from the coding sequence ATGCCACGATGCACCTTTCCTTTTCTCCTCCTTCTGCTGGGCGCTGCCGGTTGCAGCGACGCGCCGCAGGCCGGAGGTCCCGGCGCGCCCGGCGGCGGAATGCCGCCGGCCGAGGTCAAGACGATGACGCTGGCGCCCAAGCCGGTGCCGCGCGCGTCAGAGTTTGTCGCCACGATCCAGTCGCGCGCCTCCACGACCATTCAGCCGCAGGTAGAGGGGCTCGTCACCCGGATCTTCGTCAAGTCGGGCGACCGCGTGCGCGTGGGACAGCCGCTCGTCCAGATTGATCCCGACAGGCAGCAGGCCAGCGTCGGCAGCCTCGAAGCGTCGCGCGCGGCGCGCGAGGCGGATGTCGCCTACGCGAAGCAGCAGCTCGACCGGATGCAGAAGCTGTTCGACGCCGGCGCGGTCAGCCGGCAGGAGCTCGAGCAGGCGCAGACGGCCCACCAGACCGCGCAGGCGCAGCTCAACGCCATCCGGCAGCAGATCCGGCAGGGGCGCGTGGAGCTGCAGTATTACCGCGTCACGGCCCCGGCGGCCGGCGTCGTCGGCGACATCCCGGTTCGCACGGGGGACCGCGTCACCCCGTCGACCGAGATCACCACCATCGACCAGGCGCAGGGCCTCGAGGTGTACATCAGCGTGCCGCTCGAGCAGGCGGGCGAGTTGCGCGTCGGCCTTCCCGTCGAACTGCTCGACTCGGACGGCAAGGTTCTGTCCGCGCATTCGATCACCTTCGTCGCGCCACGCGCCGACGATGCGACGCAGTCGGTGCTCGTCAAGGCGCAGCTCCGCGAACGCCCGCAGGGGTTTCGCGTGATGCAGTACGTCCGCGCGCGGATCGTGTGGAGCAACGCGCCGCAGCTGACCGTGCCGGTCGTGGCGGTGAACCGGATGGCGGGCCAGTACTTCGTGTTCGTCGCCGAATCGGGCCAGCAGGGCACGGTCGCCCGGCAGAAGCCGGTCACGGTGGGCGAGATCGTCGGCGACGACTACGTCGTGCGCGGCGGGCTCAAGCCCGGCGAGCGCGTGATCGTCTCCAACCTCCAGAAGATCGGCGACGGCGCGCCGGTCAAGCCGAGCTAA
- a CDS encoding TolC family protein, with product MRRAPAISGLAWLIVAATAPPAAAQQAAMDRLTFDEAIERAVTRNPTIEQAAAGILRAEALLQQVRSLSLPTLDATLTTRTIGPVQKFAGESINPRTQLTTSAVLGVPLLRPARWALRAQARDQVLVAQRSAADARREIAVAAAQAYLAIITQRRVAELNERARDNARAHFDDAHQRYEGGLGSRLNALRAQQELSADEARVEDARLAVRRAQEALGVLVAGDGPVDAAAEPAFDIPADVIAPAGAPAPPAIGSRPDVRLAEARIAAAERVVADSWKDYLPELTGVVSPQLLTPSGLFFPTRSWSAALIFSAPVLEFGERRGLKRERQARLDIARADRTGVERQARAELRAAIEAVRSTERALERTRAAAEQANEVVRITVIAFRAGATTNIEVIDAQRGARDAETAAAIAEDALRRARLELLVALGRFPR from the coding sequence ATGCGTAGGGCACCGGCGATCTCCGGCCTGGCATGGCTGATCGTGGCCGCGACGGCGCCGCCGGCCGCGGCGCAGCAGGCAGCGATGGATCGACTCACCTTCGACGAGGCGATCGAACGCGCCGTCACGCGCAACCCGACCATCGAGCAGGCGGCGGCGGGCATCCTGCGCGCAGAGGCGCTCCTGCAGCAGGTGCGGTCGCTGTCCCTGCCCACCCTCGACGCGACGCTGACGACGCGCACGATCGGTCCCGTGCAGAAGTTCGCGGGCGAATCCATCAATCCCCGGACACAGTTGACGACGTCCGCCGTCCTCGGTGTCCCCCTGCTGAGGCCGGCGCGGTGGGCGCTCCGCGCGCAGGCGCGGGACCAGGTGCTCGTCGCGCAACGAAGCGCGGCCGATGCGCGCCGCGAGATCGCGGTCGCCGCGGCACAGGCCTATCTCGCCATCATCACCCAGCGGCGCGTCGCCGAGTTGAACGAGCGCGCGCGCGACAACGCCCGCGCGCACTTCGATGACGCACACCAGCGGTACGAAGGGGGTCTGGGCAGCCGCCTGAACGCGCTGCGGGCGCAGCAGGAATTGTCTGCCGACGAAGCGCGCGTCGAAGATGCGCGCCTGGCGGTCCGGCGCGCGCAGGAGGCGCTGGGCGTGCTGGTGGCCGGGGATGGCCCTGTCGATGCAGCCGCCGAACCGGCGTTCGACATTCCGGCTGATGTCATCGCTCCGGCCGGGGCTCCGGCACCGCCGGCCATCGGCTCGCGGCCGGACGTTCGGCTCGCCGAGGCCCGCATTGCCGCAGCCGAGCGGGTCGTCGCCGATTCGTGGAAGGACTATCTCCCGGAGCTCACCGGCGTCGTCAGCCCGCAGCTGCTGACGCCGTCCGGGCTGTTCTTCCCGACGCGAAGCTGGAGCGCCGCGCTGATCTTCTCGGCGCCGGTGCTCGAATTCGGCGAGCGCCGCGGGCTGAAGCGCGAGCGCCAGGCGCGGCTCGACATCGCGCGCGCCGACCGCACCGGAGTGGAGCGACAGGCGCGCGCGGAACTGCGCGCCGCGATCGAAGCCGTGCGCAGCACGGAGCGCGCCCTCGAGCGCACGCGCGCCGCGGCCGAACAGGCGAACGAGGTGGTGCGCATCACCGTCATCGCCTTCCGGGCAGGCGCGACGACGAATATCGAGGTGATCGACGCCCAGCGAGGCGCGCGCGACGCCGAGACGGCCGCCGCAATCGCTGAAGACGCGCTGCGCCGCGCCAGGCTCGAGCTGCTCGTCGCGCTCGGGCGGTTTCCGCGGTGA
- a CDS encoding sigma-54-dependent Fis family transcriptional regulator, whose protein sequence is MRKVKGSVLLVDDETKIRVALASALREEGHEVLATGSPREAQQLLSQRLFDVLVVDNLMPELTGLDLIREIAAATPLADRPQMIMMTAHATIESAIEAMKLGASDYLQKPFAIDELLVIVDRAMNLQRLSTEHGYLRSERDQEFGNYGIVGRSRKIEEVIRTIDLVAQSRSTILVTGETGTGKELVARAIHHRSAQRDMPLIKVNCAAIPDTLLESELFGHVKGAFTGAVSNKKGKFALADGGTIFLDEIGTMATALQAKLLRVLQEREFEPLGSERSQAVDVRVIAATNRDLRQMVADGKFQEDLYYRLNVIPLALPPLRERRDDIPVLVDHFIRKHAQRAGKRIDGIEPAALKAMQQYDWPGNVRELENALERAVVLSTTPTIQASSVFMLGAAGTATPGLPSFNLQQNLVWVEKETLRRALESAGGVKKDAAELMGISQRAMSYYLTKHKLE, encoded by the coding sequence GTGCGTAAGGTCAAGGGCTCGGTCCTCCTGGTCGACGACGAGACGAAGATACGGGTGGCGCTGGCCAGCGCGCTCCGGGAGGAGGGGCACGAGGTGCTCGCCACCGGCAGCCCGCGCGAGGCGCAGCAGCTGCTCTCGCAACGGCTCTTCGACGTGCTGGTCGTCGACAACCTCATGCCCGAGCTCACCGGCCTCGACCTGATTCGCGAGATCGCTGCCGCCACGCCCCTCGCCGACCGGCCGCAGATGATCATGATGACGGCGCACGCCACGATCGAAAGTGCGATCGAGGCGATGAAGCTCGGCGCCTCCGACTACCTCCAGAAGCCTTTCGCGATCGACGAGCTGCTGGTCATCGTGGACCGCGCGATGAACCTGCAGCGCCTCAGCACCGAGCACGGCTACCTGCGGAGCGAGCGCGACCAGGAATTCGGCAACTACGGCATCGTCGGGCGCAGCCGCAAGATCGAAGAGGTCATCCGGACGATCGATCTCGTGGCGCAGTCGCGCAGCACGATCCTCGTGACCGGCGAGACCGGCACCGGCAAGGAGCTCGTCGCGCGCGCGATTCACCATCGCAGCGCGCAGCGCGATATGCCGCTGATCAAGGTGAACTGCGCGGCGATCCCGGACACGTTGCTCGAATCCGAGCTGTTCGGCCACGTCAAGGGTGCGTTTACCGGAGCGGTGTCGAACAAGAAGGGCAAGTTCGCGCTTGCCGATGGCGGCACGATCTTCCTCGACGAGATCGGCACGATGGCCACCGCGCTCCAGGCGAAGCTGCTGCGCGTGCTGCAGGAGCGCGAGTTCGAGCCGCTCGGGTCCGAGCGGAGCCAGGCCGTCGACGTCCGCGTGATCGCCGCGACCAACCGCGACCTGCGACAGATGGTGGCGGACGGAAAGTTCCAGGAAGACCTGTACTACCGCCTCAATGTCATTCCGCTCGCGCTGCCGCCGCTGCGCGAGCGGCGCGACGACATCCCCGTGCTGGTCGACCACTTCATTCGCAAGCACGCGCAGAGGGCGGGCAAGCGGATCGACGGCATCGAGCCCGCCGCTCTGAAAGCGATGCAGCAGTACGACTGGCCCGGCAACGTGCGCGAACTCGAGAACGCGCTGGAGCGGGCCGTCGTGCTCTCGACGACGCCGACCATCCAGGCCTCGTCGGTGTTCATGCTCGGTGCGGCCGGCACGGCAACGCCCGGACTGCCCTCCTTCAACCTGCAGCAGAACCTCGTGTGGGTTGAAAAAGAGACGCTGCGGCGCGCGCTCGAAAGCGCCGGAGGCGTGAAGAAGGACGCCGCGGAGCTGATGGGCATCAGTCAGCGCGCCATGAGCTATTACCTCACCAAGCACAAGCTGGAATAA
- a CDS encoding multidrug efflux RND transporter permease subunit, with product MFVDTFIRRPILASVCSLVIVIVGVLAIPTMPVAQYPDVAPPQVSVTTFYTGANAETVETAVTTPLEQAINGVEGMLYMSSSSTNSGFSQISVVFDVTRDPDIAAVDVQNRVNQAMGRLPAEVRQTGVTVQKQSMNFIMGVGVFSERAEYDTLFMSNYLDVYVRDALKRVPGVADAMIFGERKYSMRLWLDPVRLAARQITAGDVVSALREQNVQVAAGSVGDAPAREGQTYQISVRAAGRLTEPREFENIIVKSGKDASLIRLKDVGTAELGAETYSSVLRFHGFEAVGFGVMALPTANALDVERGVIAELERLKHNFPPGMRYAIAFNTTESMLESITEVVKTLVEAIILVILVMFVFLQSWRATLIPTLTIPVSLVGTFAFIKLLDFSINTLTLFAIVLATGIVVDDAIVVIENIERHIHQYRKGAAHAASDAMKEVFGALIATALVLIAVFVPVGFFPGTTGRLYAQFALTIAFAVGISAFNALTLTPALSALLLRGGRGVDQGKGRVFGLFESIITRGTDMYVGVLHRLLRVRWAVVAAFIVGLGLTFMAYRWVPQSFVPEEDQGWFITVVQAPAGSSLEYTSNVMKEVEQLLMKTPEVRTVFTVVGFSFGGAAPNQGIMFVPLKPFDERPGEEHRLQAVLNRLRGPLFGVQGALVIPFAPPAIEGINAFGGFTFEVLDQSGGDISRLAQATYGIIGESMKSPRVAGLFSSFTANDPQLAVDIDRERARSLGVPISEITSAMQIYLGSAYVNDFDFNNRAYRVYVQADKAYRSDPKDLGQYYARTNNGQMVPLSNLVRVRETTAPQVISHYNLFRSAEINGGAAPGFSSGQAIEEMEAIAARALPDGFGYAWSGLSREEIQAGQQSVYIFLIGLLFVYLTLAAQYESLVLPFIVMLSVPLAVLGALTFVGVRGLQNDIYVQIGLVMMIGLAAKNGILIVEFAEQLRARGMSIAEAAVEAARIRLRPILMTSLALILGVMPLVFASGAGQEGRHSVGTTVFGGMVFATFLNVAMIPILYVVVQSIRGETKRAHDLDEADGGAHA from the coding sequence ATGTTCGTCGACACGTTCATTCGTCGTCCGATCCTCGCGAGCGTGTGCTCGCTGGTGATCGTCATCGTGGGCGTCCTGGCGATCCCGACCATGCCGGTCGCGCAGTATCCGGACGTGGCGCCGCCGCAGGTGAGCGTCACGACCTTCTACACCGGCGCAAACGCGGAGACCGTCGAGACCGCCGTCACGACCCCGCTCGAGCAGGCGATCAACGGCGTCGAGGGCATGCTCTACATGTCCTCGTCGAGCACCAACAGCGGGTTCTCGCAGATCAGCGTCGTCTTCGACGTCACGCGCGACCCGGACATCGCCGCGGTGGACGTGCAAAACCGCGTCAACCAGGCGATGGGACGGCTGCCCGCCGAAGTGCGGCAGACCGGCGTCACCGTCCAGAAGCAGTCGATGAATTTCATCATGGGCGTGGGCGTGTTCTCCGAGCGCGCCGAGTACGACACGCTCTTCATGTCGAACTACCTCGACGTGTACGTGCGGGACGCGCTGAAGCGCGTCCCCGGCGTGGCCGACGCGATGATCTTCGGCGAGCGCAAGTACTCCATGCGACTGTGGCTCGACCCCGTGCGCCTGGCGGCGCGCCAGATCACGGCGGGAGACGTCGTCAGCGCACTGCGCGAGCAGAACGTGCAGGTGGCGGCCGGGAGCGTCGGCGATGCGCCGGCGCGCGAGGGGCAGACCTACCAGATCTCCGTGCGCGCCGCGGGGCGGCTGACCGAGCCGCGCGAGTTCGAGAACATCATCGTGAAGTCCGGCAAGGATGCCTCGCTGATCCGGCTGAAGGACGTCGGCACCGCCGAGCTCGGGGCGGAAACCTATTCGTCCGTGCTGCGCTTCCACGGGTTCGAGGCGGTCGGCTTCGGCGTCATGGCGCTCCCCACGGCGAACGCGCTCGACGTGGAGCGCGGCGTCATCGCCGAGCTCGAGCGGCTGAAGCACAACTTCCCGCCGGGGATGCGTTACGCGATCGCGTTCAACACGACCGAGTCGATGCTGGAGTCGATCACGGAGGTGGTCAAGACGCTCGTCGAGGCGATCATCCTCGTCATTCTCGTGATGTTCGTCTTCCTCCAGAGCTGGCGGGCGACGCTGATCCCGACGCTCACCATCCCGGTCTCCCTGGTCGGAACCTTCGCGTTCATCAAGCTGCTGGACTTCTCGATCAACACGCTCACGCTGTTCGCCATCGTCCTGGCCACGGGCATCGTCGTCGACGATGCGATCGTGGTCATCGAGAACATCGAGCGTCATATCCACCAGTACAGGAAAGGCGCCGCGCACGCAGCGTCGGACGCGATGAAGGAAGTCTTCGGCGCACTGATTGCGACCGCCCTCGTGCTCATCGCGGTGTTCGTGCCGGTCGGCTTCTTCCCGGGCACGACCGGGCGGCTCTACGCGCAGTTCGCACTCACGATCGCCTTCGCGGTCGGCATCTCCGCGTTCAACGCGCTGACGCTCACGCCCGCGCTCTCCGCGCTGCTGCTGCGCGGCGGCCGCGGCGTGGACCAGGGCAAAGGGCGCGTCTTCGGGCTCTTCGAATCGATCATCACGCGGGGCACCGACATGTATGTCGGCGTGCTCCACCGGCTGCTGCGCGTCCGCTGGGCCGTCGTGGCCGCCTTCATCGTCGGGCTCGGCCTGACGTTCATGGCCTACCGGTGGGTGCCGCAGTCCTTCGTGCCCGAGGAAGACCAGGGGTGGTTCATCACCGTCGTGCAGGCCCCCGCGGGCTCGTCGCTGGAGTACACGAGCAACGTGATGAAGGAGGTCGAGCAGCTGCTGATGAAGACGCCCGAAGTGCGGACCGTGTTCACGGTCGTGGGCTTCAGCTTCGGCGGCGCCGCGCCCAACCAGGGCATCATGTTCGTCCCGCTGAAGCCGTTCGACGAGCGCCCGGGAGAGGAGCACCGGCTGCAGGCGGTCCTGAACCGGTTGCGCGGTCCCCTGTTCGGCGTCCAGGGGGCGCTCGTGATCCCGTTCGCGCCGCCCGCCATCGAGGGGATCAACGCGTTCGGCGGGTTCACCTTCGAAGTGCTGGACCAGAGCGGCGGCGACATCAGCCGCCTGGCGCAGGCCACCTACGGCATCATCGGCGAGTCGATGAAATCGCCGCGCGTGGCCGGCCTCTTCAGCTCGTTTACCGCGAACGATCCGCAGCTGGCCGTGGACATCGACCGCGAGCGGGCGCGCAGCCTCGGCGTGCCGATCAGCGAAATCACGAGCGCGATGCAGATCTATCTGGGGTCCGCGTACGTCAACGACTTCGACTTCAACAACCGGGCGTACCGCGTGTACGTGCAGGCCGACAAGGCATACCGGTCGGATCCCAAGGACCTGGGCCAGTACTACGCGCGCACCAACAACGGGCAGATGGTGCCGCTCTCCAATCTCGTCCGCGTGCGCGAAACGACGGCACCCCAGGTGATCTCGCACTACAACCTGTTCCGGTCGGCAGAAATCAACGGCGGCGCGGCGCCGGGCTTCAGCTCCGGGCAGGCGATCGAAGAGATGGAAGCGATCGCCGCTCGCGCCCTTCCCGACGGCTTCGGCTACGCCTGGTCGGGCCTGTCGCGCGAGGAGATCCAGGCGGGGCAGCAGTCCGTGTACATCTTTCTCATTGGGCTGCTCTTCGTCTACCTGACGCTCGCCGCGCAGTACGAATCGCTCGTGCTGCCGTTCATCGTCATGCTGAGCGTCCCGCTCGCGGTGCTCGGGGCGTTGACATTCGTCGGCGTGCGCGGCCTGCAGAACGACATCTACGTCCAGATTGGCCTGGTCATGATGATCGGGCTCGCGGCGAAGAACGGCATCCTGATCGTGGAGTTCGCCGAGCAGCTGCGCGCCCGCGGCATGTCCATCGCCGAAGCGGCGGTGGAAGCCGCGCGGATCCGGCTGCGGCCCATTCTCATGACGTCGCTGGCCCTGATTCTCGGCGTCATGCCGCTCGTCTTCGCGTCGGGCGCCGGACAGGAAGGACGCCACTCGGTCGGCACCACCGTGTTCGGCGGGATGGTGTTCGCCACGTTTCTGAACGTCGCCATGATTCCGATCCTCTATGTCGTGGTTCAATCAATTCGGGGTGAGACGAAACGCGCCCACGATCTCGATGAGGCCGATGGAGGCGCGCATGCGTAG
- a CDS encoding enoyl-CoA hydratase/isomerase family protein: MGNISVEIDGQIATLTIDRPEVRNALNLETVNECHAALQELGRDGSVGVLIITGAGDQAFVSGADINDIRRRTLEDGLAAINSSLCSAVERFPRPTIAAVNGYAVGGGCELALACDIRVASETAKFGQPELNLGIIPAAGATQRLPRTIGLGRAKHMILTGEIIDAQRALEFGLVSVIAPPAELMARARDVANRILRLGPLAARLAKLSLNASARVDLDSGLLIETLAQAICFDSDDKQEGATAFLEKRRPKFSGT; this comes from the coding sequence ATGGGGAACATCTCGGTAGAAATCGACGGGCAGATTGCCACGCTCACGATTGACCGGCCCGAGGTGAGGAACGCGCTCAACCTCGAAACGGTCAACGAGTGCCACGCGGCGTTGCAGGAGCTGGGGCGCGACGGCTCGGTCGGCGTGCTGATCATCACCGGGGCGGGGGACCAGGCGTTTGTCTCGGGCGCCGACATCAACGACATTCGCCGTCGCACGCTCGAGGACGGCCTGGCGGCGATCAACTCGTCGTTGTGTTCAGCGGTGGAGCGATTCCCGCGGCCCACGATCGCGGCGGTCAACGGCTACGCCGTGGGCGGAGGGTGCGAGCTCGCGCTGGCGTGCGATATCCGTGTCGCGTCGGAAACGGCGAAGTTCGGGCAGCCGGAGCTGAACCTCGGGATCATCCCGGCGGCGGGAGCGACGCAGCGGCTGCCGAGGACGATCGGCCTCGGACGCGCGAAGCACATGATCCTGACCGGCGAAATCATCGACGCGCAGCGCGCGCTCGAGTTCGGCCTCGTGTCTGTCATCGCGCCGCCGGCCGAGCTGATGGCGCGCGCGCGTGATGTCGCCAACCGCATCCTGCGTCTCGGACCGCTGGCGGCGCGCCTGGCGAAGCTGTCGCTGAATGCCTCGGCGCGCGTCGACCTCGATTCCGGCCTTCTGATCGAAACCCTCGCGCAGGCGATCTGCTTCGACTCGGACGACAAGCAGGAGGGCGCCACCGCATTCCTCGAGAAGCGAAGGCCGAAGTTCAGCGGCACGTAG